Proteins from a single region of Lysinibacillus sp. JNUCC-52:
- a CDS encoding DUF1643 domain-containing protein produces MERVKKRIFHYKNEYVKSVKLVHHDVATNRRYRLDIELKNGDNEKAVHLMMINPSKANEEISDNTLNRIIKYVSLNNVAGVLQDIGKIIITNLYVVCETYPEKVDEYISAQSLDFAKGIDADGKYNNDSIIEMANKEAQLIIIAWGKGYIFDYDKRIQEIFSLMKNKVIYQMEDLTQEGYPRHPRTWAYSWKLKRYSI; encoded by the coding sequence ATGGAAAGAGTAAAAAAAAGAATTTTCCACTATAAAAATGAGTATGTGAAAAGTGTTAAATTAGTACATCATGATGTTGCGACTAATAGAAGATATCGGTTAGATATAGAATTGAAGAATGGGGATAACGAAAAAGCTGTCCATTTAATGATGATCAATCCTAGTAAAGCAAATGAGGAAATTTCCGATAACACGCTTAATCGTATTATCAAATACGTTTCGTTAAATAATGTTGCTGGTGTTTTACAGGATATAGGAAAAATTATTATTACTAATCTTTATGTCGTATGTGAGACATATCCAGAAAAAGTGGATGAATATATTTCAGCACAAAGTTTGGATTTTGCTAAAGGGATAGATGCTGACGGAAAATATAATAATGATTCGATAATTGAAATGGCTAACAAAGAGGCCCAATTAATAATTATTGCTTGGGGCAAAGGATACATATTTGATTATGACAAGCGGATTCAAGAAATTTTTAGCTTAATGAAAAACAAGGTAATATATCAAATGGAAGATTTAACGCAAGAGGGGTACCCGAGGCATCCTCGAACTTGGGCTTATTCTTGGAAATTAAAAAGATACAGTATTTAG
- a CDS encoding SLC13 family permease, which translates to MFYSILIILAIIIAIYMGEKLDINTGLVALALAYVIGCFVLGMSINDLLATFPTKLFLVIFTLALFFNFAVVNGTLEKIAQLLLYRFQKQTKWLPLILYFITALVSGMGAGFFTSVAVMGAIAMALCKSSGMNKLNASFAVSLGSLSGANFMYSAHGVLFNSLLSNTAVADQADMLTRDIFVVSFIYPIFIMLILMFFDRKNSQSINLNIDRPEAFTKNQKVNISLIILLMVIVLGVPMLSNFMPDNETIQFINARTDITLLALVFAIVAYILKLAGDKPKEVMARIPWSTLWLVSGVGMLIDVAVEAGTIDLLASMINNMPTFIVPIAVALIAGVMSIFSSTLGVVAPLMFPMIAGIIGTTGYSPSLIAVAIIIGAQSSALAPFSTGGSLILGNSGLGEDESKKFYNDLLYKATPLGLGFAVVATLILMFIL; encoded by the coding sequence ATGTTTTATTCCATTTTAATTATATTGGCAATCATCATTGCCATCTACATGGGCGAAAAACTAGATATTAATACTGGTTTAGTAGCTTTAGCATTAGCTTATGTAATTGGTTGTTTTGTGTTGGGGATGTCGATTAATGATTTATTGGCAACTTTCCCGACAAAATTATTTTTAGTGATTTTCACATTGGCACTGTTTTTTAATTTTGCCGTGGTTAATGGTACTTTAGAGAAAATAGCTCAATTATTACTTTATCGTTTTCAAAAGCAAACAAAATGGTTGCCTTTAATTTTGTACTTTATTACAGCGTTAGTTTCTGGAATGGGTGCAGGTTTCTTTACCTCTGTGGCTGTGATGGGTGCCATTGCAATGGCATTATGTAAATCTTCAGGGATGAATAAATTAAATGCTTCATTCGCCGTTTCCTTAGGTTCCCTTTCAGGTGCGAATTTCATGTATAGTGCGCATGGGGTACTGTTTAACTCATTATTAAGTAACACGGCTGTTGCTGATCAGGCAGATATGTTAACAAGAGATATTTTTGTTGTATCATTTATTTATCCGATATTTATTATGTTAATTTTGATGTTTTTTGATAGAAAAAACAGTCAAAGCATTAACTTGAATATAGATAGACCAGAAGCTTTTACTAAAAATCAAAAAGTAAATATTTCATTAATCATTCTTCTTATGGTCATTGTTCTAGGCGTACCAATGCTGTCTAATTTTATGCCTGACAATGAAACAATTCAATTTATTAATGCACGTACGGACATTACGTTACTAGCACTTGTATTTGCAATTGTTGCGTATATATTAAAATTAGCTGGGGACAAACCGAAAGAAGTCATGGCAAGAATTCCTTGGAGTACGTTATGGCTTGTGTCAGGGGTTGGCATGTTAATTGATGTTGCAGTTGAAGCGGGGACTATCGATTTATTAGCCTCTATGATAAATAATATGCCGACTTTTATTGTGCCTATTGCGGTAGCACTCATTGCGGGTGTGATGTCGATATTTAGTAGTACGTTAGGTGTTGTTGCACCGCTTATGTTCCCGATGATTGCTGGTATAATAGGTACTACAGGTTACAGCCCTTCGTTAATTGCAGTGGCTATTATTATCGGTGCGCAATCATCAGCTTTAGCACCATTCTCTACGGGTGGGAGTTTAATTCTTGGTAATAGTGGTTTAGGTGAAGATGAATCTAAGAAGTTTTATAATGATTTACTTTATAAAGCAACACCATTAGGGTTAGGGTTTGCTGTTGTCGCAACTTTGATTTTAATGTTTATTTTGTAG
- a CDS encoding HNH endonuclease has product MNHYIVMQGHTYQEEKEAEIIWIPQKDKGGNTPHSWRRVEEVSTGDRIFHYVKGKIVAISIALSDCEEGKKPVSLTSYDQWEEQGLLVKLQYHELEQPLTIKDYINELKVLLPVKYSAFQQDGDGNQGYLYPCNEELAIKLLDIISDMNIYQVDDEQLEFAIGTVVRTERNTLIPVITETEAEAKRKIRIGQEKFKTALLPLWNHQCALCGIELPALLRASHSKPWRESSNEERLDPYNGVLLCCNHDALYDQGYITFDGTGLIHISDRIPATNYGMYNLHQKMKVSRYEENKLYFRWHRKNIFR; this is encoded by the coding sequence ATGAATCATTACATCGTCATGCAAGGGCACACCTATCAAGAAGAAAAAGAAGCAGAAATCATCTGGATACCACAAAAAGATAAAGGCGGAAACACTCCGCATTCATGGCGACGTGTGGAGGAAGTGAGCACGGGAGATCGTATCTTTCATTACGTAAAAGGAAAAATCGTTGCGATTAGCATTGCGTTGTCTGATTGTGAGGAAGGCAAAAAGCCCGTTTCTTTGACATCATATGACCAGTGGGAAGAGCAAGGTTTACTCGTGAAGCTACAATATCATGAATTAGAACAACCATTAACGATAAAAGATTATATTAATGAGTTGAAAGTGTTATTGCCTGTTAAATACTCAGCTTTCCAGCAAGATGGGGATGGAAATCAAGGCTATTTATATCCATGTAATGAAGAGCTTGCAATCAAGCTATTAGATATTATTAGTGATATGAATATTTATCAAGTGGATGATGAACAGCTAGAATTTGCGATTGGCACGGTAGTACGTACAGAACGAAATACGCTTATCCCTGTGATTACAGAAACAGAAGCGGAAGCAAAACGTAAAATTCGTATTGGCCAAGAGAAATTTAAAACAGCATTATTACCTTTATGGAATCATCAATGCGCACTTTGTGGTATCGAACTACCAGCTCTTTTGCGCGCAAGCCACTCTAAGCCATGGCGTGAAAGTTCCAATGAAGAACGGTTAGATCCGTATAACGGTGTATTGCTTTGCTGTAATCATGATGCATTATACGATCAAGGCTATATTACATTTGATGGAACAGGCTTAATTCATATTTCAGACCGAATTCCAGCAACGAATTATGGAATGTATAACCTTCATCAAAAGATGAAGGTTTCAAGGTATGAAGAGAATAAGCTATATTTTAGATGGCATCGGAAAAATATTTTTCGTTAA
- a CDS encoding alpha/beta family hydrolase, whose translation MKQKKSLKFKIFTGIFALLILLIAGFFIYVSSYYKASSLALDSLKSDELVNVEENGDILFEPVSNAKNIGFIFYPGAKVEASAYAPIAKEIAAKGYTVSIAKMSFNLAIFSPNKADSIISNHKEIDTWVIGGHSLGGVMAADYALKNDKIKGLVLLASYPQSKTNLSSQPIKVLSLWGSNDKVADLNKVKDAKEVMPSDARFIEINGGNHGGFGDYGHQKGDGESSITNKQQMMETTQYIVEMLDSLKKE comes from the coding sequence ATGAAACAAAAGAAATCTTTAAAGTTTAAAATTTTTACTGGAATTTTTGCTTTATTAATATTACTTATTGCGGGATTTTTTATTTATGTAAGTTCATACTATAAGGCCAGCTCGTTGGCGTTGGATAGTTTGAAATCTGATGAACTCGTCAACGTAGAAGAAAATGGCGATATTTTATTTGAACCTGTATCGAATGCTAAAAATATCGGCTTTATTTTTTATCCAGGAGCAAAGGTAGAAGCTTCCGCATATGCACCGATAGCCAAAGAGATTGCAGCAAAAGGTTATACCGTTAGTATTGCGAAAATGAGCTTTAACTTAGCCATTTTTTCACCGAACAAAGCAGACAGTATAATAAGTAACCATAAAGAAATTGATACTTGGGTAATCGGAGGCCATTCTTTAGGGGGCGTCATGGCAGCAGATTACGCACTAAAAAATGATAAAATAAAAGGTTTAGTACTATTAGCATCTTATCCCCAATCAAAAACAAATCTAAGTAGTCAACCAATCAAAGTGTTATCACTGTGGGGAAGTAATGATAAAGTTGCAGACTTAAACAAAGTAAAAGATGCAAAAGAAGTTATGCCAAGTGACGCACGTTTTATAGAAATTAACGGTGGCAATCATGGAGGTTTTGGAGATTATGGACATCAAAAAGGTGACGGTGAATCTTCTATAACAAATAAACAGCAGATGATGGAAACGACACAATATATTGTAGAAATGTTGGATAGTTTAAAGAAGGAATAA
- a CDS encoding 2-pyrone-4,6-dicarboxylate hydrolase, protein MQKIFDTHFHIIDPKFPLVENQGFVPDFYTVDDYLQELKEMSIELTGGAIVSGSFQGYHQHYFEEAISALGTNFVGITQLPFDTKDEDILKLNDIGIKGIRFNLYRGLSALPKEINELSERVYHLCNWKTELYVNLQTIDKEIEELMFTLPKVSIDHLGMHQCSVDKLKKIVHANIPIRLTGFGRVGYEREEIRELISILYSENPNSLMFGSDLPSTRAKERFSYNDIQLIQETVGSKAQDKIFFANGENWYLDK, encoded by the coding sequence ATGCAAAAAATATTTGACACTCATTTTCATATTATTGATCCGAAGTTTCCGCTTGTGGAAAATCAAGGATTTGTCCCTGACTTTTATACAGTCGATGATTATTTACAGGAACTGAAGGAAATGTCGATTGAGTTAACTGGTGGCGCCATTGTATCAGGCTCATTTCAAGGGTATCATCAGCATTATTTTGAGGAGGCAATTTCAGCGTTAGGTACTAATTTTGTAGGTATTACGCAGCTTCCATTTGATACAAAGGATGAAGACATTTTAAAATTAAATGATATCGGAATAAAGGGAATACGATTTAATCTATACAGAGGGCTATCTGCTTTACCAAAAGAAATTAATGAGCTTTCAGAGAGAGTTTATCATTTATGCAATTGGAAAACAGAGCTTTATGTAAATTTGCAGACCATTGATAAAGAGATTGAAGAATTAATGTTTACATTACCAAAAGTATCAATTGATCATCTTGGGATGCATCAGTGTTCGGTTGATAAATTAAAAAAAATTGTTCATGCTAATATACCAATTCGCTTAACAGGCTTTGGTCGAGTAGGATATGAACGTGAAGAAATACGTGAATTAATATCCATATTGTATAGCGAAAATCCAAATAGCCTGATGTTTGGTAGTGATTTACCATCAACCCGAGCAAAAGAGCGATTCTCCTATAATGATATTCAATTAATTCAAGAAACAGTAGGTAGTAAAGCACAAGATAAAATTTTCTTCGCGAATGGTGAAAACTGGTATTTAGATAAATAA
- a CDS encoding protein NO VEIN domain-containing protein has translation MKSFIVMQNKTYREELNGGYIWSPQKNKAGNKNHGYERMKEVKKGDRIFSCYNQAIQAVGIAIVDCYESPKPQEFNNQKWEVKGFRVDIEYSILENPIKISDVWENMKPYKPAKYYAFKENGSGVEAYLFPCPVEWSNIFERESNFITQEVEVEEVDVEAIIDGEIVEEIMAISSFKKGKEKVRNRMSSSREKGNRVSSQDEIQRDLKKRKEIGDIAEEKVYTYVQKKVEEVFGKEYLEKVEHVAKTQGDGLGYDITAFDYRNPSNPPRPIKIEVKGTTLTDKRVPYFISYSELEKFIKHKENIWVIRVFGVTKQERLVIEIDDSFEQYESAADLLERKYAYIPSIIEVFGVKVEEEQ, from the coding sequence ATGAAGAGTTTTATAGTTATGCAAAATAAAACATATAGAGAAGAATTGAATGGGGGATATATTTGGTCACCTCAAAAAAATAAAGCCGGTAATAAAAATCATGGATATGAGCGGATGAAGGAAGTAAAAAAGGGAGATAGAATTTTTAGTTGTTATAATCAGGCAATACAAGCAGTAGGTATTGCAATTGTAGATTGTTATGAATCACCTAAACCGCAAGAGTTTAATAATCAAAAGTGGGAAGTAAAAGGATTTAGAGTTGATATAGAATATTCAATATTAGAAAACCCTATCAAAATATCCGATGTTTGGGAAAATATGAAGCCATACAAACCAGCGAAATATTATGCTTTCAAAGAAAATGGAAGTGGAGTAGAAGCTTATTTGTTTCCTTGCCCAGTAGAATGGTCAAATATCTTTGAAAGAGAATCAAATTTTATTACGCAAGAAGTTGAAGTAGAAGAAGTTGATGTTGAAGCCATTATAGATGGTGAAATTGTAGAAGAGATAATGGCAATTTCAAGTTTTAAAAAAGGAAAAGAGAAAGTAAGAAATAGGATGAGTTCTAGTCGAGAAAAAGGAAATAGAGTATCGAGTCAAGATGAAATACAAAGAGATTTGAAAAAAAGGAAAGAAATTGGTGATATAGCAGAAGAAAAAGTATATACATACGTTCAAAAGAAAGTAGAAGAAGTTTTTGGAAAAGAATACCTAGAAAAAGTTGAGCATGTAGCAAAAACACAAGGTGATGGATTAGGGTATGATATTACTGCATTTGATTATCGAAATCCGTCGAATCCTCCAAGACCAATAAAAATTGAAGTTAAGGGAACAACTTTAACAGATAAGAGGGTTCCATATTTTATTTCATATTCTGAACTTGAGAAATTTATTAAGCACAAAGAAAATATTTGGGTAATTCGAGTTTTTGGTGTTACTAAGCAGGAAAGATTAGTAATTGAAATTGATGATAGTTTCGAACAATATGAGTCTGCAGCTGATTTATTGGAGAGAAAATATGCTTACATTCCATCAATTATTGAAGTATTTGGAGTGAAAGTAGAGGAAGAACAATAA
- a CDS encoding sensor domain-containing diguanylate cyclase, with protein sequence MELLAKHATGGNDMEQQFIDCNENLLFERIKYVSYMLIFTYPCFYIVDFILLAKLNNPIYKFILSTFHIIGLIISLIFLILYRRSKGHAKGSIILTYLLLYLFIGAVSSINSQLNNGNIYAYIIILLAAGVIFPIRPKHQACLITGIHLFFITGLFFLEENHFSFLFKLVNSTGTAVISFTIAYAFYSFRKNNFTNEWKLKKNEESFRTLFHMNPNPLVLFNLKTSNILLLNQQAIEYFHLKNKDMAKLDGWFMLTTPEEKQTIVKKLEEHQSLKNYMVKLEQKWSMLNFELVNYLGECCVLIGSTDITNLKETEEELYNHASLDPLTGVLNRRRGMEILSQQLDGASDFIVCYIDVNNLKMVNDRYGHSAGDDLIITCCETIKHHIREKDVLFRLGGDEFIILIFDQQIDVAQAIWSSIQIEFQDMAIIDQKPYPISASHGLYQYKSGSNFSPDEILELADKEMYKEKFKQKGNQFARN encoded by the coding sequence ATGGAGTTATTGGCAAAACACGCAACGGGTGGAAATGATATGGAGCAACAATTTATCGATTGTAATGAAAACCTCTTATTCGAGCGAATTAAATACGTTTCCTATATGCTCATCTTCACATATCCCTGTTTTTACATTGTGGACTTTATCCTTTTGGCTAAATTAAACAACCCGATTTATAAATTTATCCTATCAACCTTCCATATCATAGGCCTAATAATTTCCCTAATCTTTTTAATCCTCTACCGCCGAAGTAAGGGCCACGCCAAAGGGTCGATTATTCTCACCTATTTATTACTTTATTTGTTTATAGGTGCCGTCTCTTCAATCAATAGTCAGCTTAATAACGGTAATATCTATGCTTATATTATTATTCTCTTAGCTGCTGGTGTTATCTTCCCAATTCGGCCAAAGCACCAAGCTTGCCTCATCACAGGAATTCATCTATTTTTCATTACAGGGTTGTTCTTCCTGGAAGAAAATCACTTTTCATTCCTATTTAAGCTGGTGAATTCAACAGGTACAGCTGTCATTTCATTTACGATAGCGTATGCCTTCTACTCATTTCGCAAAAATAATTTTACAAACGAATGGAAACTAAAGAAGAATGAAGAAAGCTTTCGCACATTATTTCACATGAATCCTAATCCATTGGTCCTTTTCAACCTTAAAACTAGCAATATTTTGCTCCTGAATCAGCAGGCTATCGAATACTTTCATTTAAAAAATAAAGATATGGCAAAACTTGATGGATGGTTCATGCTGACCACACCTGAGGAAAAACAAACGATAGTAAAAAAACTCGAAGAACATCAGAGCTTAAAAAATTATATGGTCAAACTTGAACAGAAATGGTCAATGCTTAATTTTGAACTGGTCAATTATTTAGGAGAGTGCTGTGTTCTTATTGGAAGCACTGACATTACAAATTTGAAGGAAACCGAAGAAGAGCTTTATAATCATGCATCGCTTGACCCGCTTACAGGGGTCCTCAACAGAAGGCGAGGAATGGAAATACTTTCTCAACAACTAGACGGAGCATCAGATTTTATTGTCTGCTATATTGATGTAAACAATTTAAAAATGGTAAATGACAGGTACGGACATTCTGCAGGCGATGACCTAATTATTACTTGCTGCGAAACAATCAAACACCATATCAGAGAAAAGGATGTCCTTTTCCGCCTTGGCGGTGATGAATTTATAATTCTAATTTTCGATCAACAAATAGACGTCGCACAAGCAATCTGGTCCAGCATTCAAATTGAGTTTCAGGATATGGCTATAATTGACCAAAAGCCCTATCCAATCTCAGCCAGCCATGGTTTGTATCAATATAAATCTGGAAGCAACTTTAGTCCTGACGAAATCCTTGAACTGGCGGACAAGGAAATGTATAAAGAAAAGTTCAAGCAAAAGGGAAACCAATTTGCCCGTAACTAG
- a CDS encoding GIY-YIG nuclease family protein — MSFGKTIKMFLIDGDPSGRLTCELSNWTGLAYRIPRTEVKKCSDRPNLNSTGVYMLFGRNDEDKEAVYIGEAEEVYTRLQSHLREKDFWNEVIVFISKDENLNKAHIKYIENKLYEKAKVANRYFLMNGNIPPMPSISEADRAEMDEYISNLTMMVNTLGHKLFEEIKDSAEVNADDVLFIKSTLGVDAKGVQTQEGFVVLKGSKIANRKSYSERLLAKRKDLLHTEQVKVVNDEFVVMEDLLFTSPSAAADIVTGRSANGLTEWKDRNGKSLKDLV; from the coding sequence ATGAGTTTTGGTAAAACGATCAAAATGTTCTTAATAGATGGAGATCCCAGTGGAAGATTAACGTGTGAATTATCCAACTGGACAGGGCTGGCATATAGAATACCAAGAACCGAAGTGAAAAAATGCTCGGATCGTCCTAACTTGAATTCTACTGGTGTGTATATGTTATTCGGTCGAAATGATGAAGATAAAGAAGCGGTATACATAGGGGAAGCAGAAGAAGTTTATACACGATTACAAAGCCATTTGCGTGAAAAAGATTTTTGGAATGAAGTGATTGTATTTATAAGTAAAGATGAGAATCTCAATAAAGCACATATAAAATATATTGAAAATAAGCTATATGAAAAGGCTAAAGTCGCAAATCGTTACTTTTTAATGAATGGGAATATTCCTCCAATGCCTTCCATTTCTGAAGCTGACCGTGCAGAGATGGATGAATATATTAGCAATCTTACAATGATGGTCAACACACTGGGCCATAAATTATTTGAAGAGATCAAAGATAGCGCAGAAGTTAATGCAGATGATGTTTTATTTATCAAATCGACTCTTGGTGTCGATGCTAAAGGCGTTCAAACACAAGAAGGTTTTGTCGTATTAAAAGGGTCAAAAATTGCAAATAGAAAATCCTATTCAGAGCGTTTATTAGCAAAAAGAAAAGATTTATTACATACAGAACAAGTGAAAGTTGTGAATGATGAATTTGTAGTAATGGAAGATCTATTATTTACTAGCCCTTCGGCAGCAGCTGATATTGTAACGGGGCGAAGTGCGAATGGGTTGACTGAATGGAAAGATAGGAATGGAAAAAGTCTGAAAGATTTAGTTTGA
- a CDS encoding GntR family transcriptional regulator, with product MSNNYNSLIPKYVQIADRLRIKVDEMYKEGNEKFASDDELIKMFDVSRMTIRQAVQVLVEEGLLKRIQGKGTFIVRKEKLKTDIAKLDTFFRGWYLENFTVELLYRGSVSCPVGLEEKLGVQPGEEVYQVKRLRLSEGIPIVIDNRYLLKKYGEQITDEEYVNYSFSHLFLNKFKMALTEGEIEIEAVLANQEIANILGISEGAPILYRSVDLKVKNGCVLTGASSYRGDMYKYKSLLSLD from the coding sequence ATGAGTAATAATTATAATTCTCTGATACCAAAGTATGTTCAGATTGCAGATAGGTTAAGAATAAAAGTAGATGAAATGTATAAAGAGGGAAATGAGAAGTTTGCAAGTGATGATGAACTCATCAAGATGTTTGATGTTTCTAGAATGACGATTCGTCAGGCGGTTCAAGTGCTTGTAGAGGAAGGACTTTTAAAACGTATCCAAGGAAAGGGTACCTTTATTGTTCGAAAAGAAAAATTGAAGACGGATATTGCTAAACTAGATACCTTTTTTAGAGGGTGGTACCTAGAAAACTTTACTGTGGAGTTGCTATATCGAGGTTCTGTTTCTTGCCCAGTAGGATTAGAAGAAAAGTTGGGGGTACAGCCTGGAGAAGAAGTTTATCAAGTAAAGCGTTTACGTCTTTCGGAAGGTATACCGATTGTTATTGATAACCGCTATCTTTTAAAAAAGTATGGTGAACAAATTACGGATGAGGAATATGTGAATTATTCTTTTTCTCATTTATTTTTAAATAAATTTAAGATGGCGCTTACTGAAGGAGAAATAGAAATAGAAGCCGTTCTTGCTAATCAAGAGATTGCAAACATTCTTGGTATTTCTGAAGGTGCCCCAATTTTATATAGAAGTGTTGACTTAAAAGTAAAAAATGGCTGTGTTTTAACAGGTGCTTCTTCCTATCGTGGAGACATGTATAAATACAAATCATTATTGAGTTTAGACTAA